A region from the Azospirillaceae bacterium genome encodes:
- a CDS encoding fimbria/pilus outer membrane usher protein: MFALCAAFSLLLSAPSVKAQSPTASQSSEDLFEKTFGKKKKAEKATTLDLPVKVEGREMGQVPAKVAPDPADTQVDLNRLALLLRDFVQPKALSDLKALAGPDGFGKIGALVANGKGDAISLAFDAKELTLAVAVPPALRAQRSLTVVNRANAADGYQVLEPADVASYVNLRAAQIFLAQPDTDSGGYRQPLLLGLDGGGNIDGWSYEWEGEYQEQYSHHFMRGPARLIRDFPDDAVRLQAGDLDYSITGIQTNRPLAGLSIARNYTLQPYRAIQPTGSQNFVLDSPSTVEVLVNGRPTRVFREEAGPVSLSDFPGTSGTNDVEVRITDAFGRTQTIDFPFFFDAELLAAGVSEFNYTVGVPYTTGSDRLIYDQSRPTFSGYHRQGITDSLTVGASLQADKSQQVLGAEALFVTGIGTIGIDPGASLGASRGASLDLTYRDYTNEEAFYQQRTLTAQGAWRSGGYTSLGTIPARNTVAYDLSARLGQPLDEDLTATLSGRYQLVRDPSQIDGYSVDLGFRRRFGRHATLEFTLSRARNTVTGEADNSAYVAFRYTFGDGVQSAGLTVDTLTRQRELDWRYQDPWPTDSWNLDLDAINTTGTYQANGTIGYTMDRFEASVRHDYSQRLSTVGGPVENDERTTLNFATGLVFADGHVGVTRPVTNSFAMVVPHPRIADEEVGVDPVTGHYLSSSDWLGPPVVPNISAYLVRPLLLDVPDAPIGYDIGNDRPAVVPGNHTGTLVPIGTDATVSLEGALLDAEGKPLVLAAGTLRRADGKPAPGGKDAKANAEVPFFTNRKGRFRVEGVRPGDWVMTLNGVAHKPIPVTVPRGAEGALPLGEVHLVPLAGAPPKDKP, encoded by the coding sequence GTGTTCGCCCTGTGCGCGGCGTTTTCCCTGCTGCTGTCCGCCCCATCCGTGAAGGCGCAATCCCCCACCGCCAGCCAAAGCAGCGAGGATTTGTTCGAGAAGACCTTCGGCAAGAAGAAAAAGGCGGAGAAGGCCACCACCCTGGACCTGCCGGTGAAGGTGGAGGGGCGGGAGATGGGCCAGGTGCCGGCCAAGGTGGCCCCGGACCCGGCCGACACCCAGGTGGATCTGAACCGCCTGGCCCTGCTGCTGCGCGACTTCGTCCAGCCCAAGGCGCTCAGCGACCTGAAGGCCCTGGCCGGCCCCGACGGCTTCGGCAAGATCGGCGCCTTGGTCGCCAACGGCAAGGGCGACGCCATCAGCCTGGCGTTCGACGCCAAGGAACTGACCCTGGCGGTGGCGGTGCCGCCGGCCCTGCGCGCCCAGCGGTCGCTGACTGTGGTCAACCGCGCCAACGCGGCCGACGGCTACCAGGTGCTGGAGCCGGCGGACGTCGCCTCCTACGTCAATCTGCGCGCGGCGCAAATCTTCCTGGCCCAGCCCGACACCGACAGCGGCGGCTACCGCCAGCCCCTGCTGCTGGGCCTGGACGGCGGCGGCAACATCGACGGCTGGTCCTATGAATGGGAGGGGGAGTACCAGGAACAGTACAGCCACCATTTCATGCGCGGCCCCGCCCGCCTGATCCGCGATTTCCCCGATGACGCCGTGCGCCTGCAGGCCGGCGACCTGGACTATTCCATCACCGGCATCCAGACCAACCGCCCGCTGGCCGGCCTGTCCATCGCCCGCAATTACACCCTGCAGCCCTACCGCGCCATCCAGCCGACCGGCAGCCAGAACTTCGTCCTGGACTCACCCTCCACCGTGGAGGTGCTGGTGAACGGCCGCCCCACCCGGGTGTTCCGGGAAGAGGCGGGGCCGGTGTCCCTGTCGGACTTTCCGGGAACGTCGGGCACCAACGATGTGGAGGTGCGCATCACCGACGCCTTCGGCCGCACCCAGACCATCGACTTCCCCTTTTTCTTCGACGCCGAACTGCTGGCGGCCGGGGTGTCGGAGTTCAACTACACCGTGGGGGTGCCCTACACCACCGGCAGCGACCGCCTGATCTATGACCAGAGCCGCCCCACATTTTCGGGATATCACCGCCAGGGCATCACCGACAGTCTGACCGTGGGCGCCAGCCTGCAGGCCGACAAGAGCCAGCAGGTGCTGGGGGCGGAAGCCCTGTTCGTCACCGGCATCGGCACCATCGGCATCGACCCGGGCGCCAGCCTGGGCGCGTCGCGGGGCGCGTCCCTGGACCTGACCTACCGCGACTACACCAATGAAGAGGCGTTCTATCAGCAGCGCACCCTGACCGCCCAGGGCGCCTGGCGGTCGGGCGGCTATACCAGCCTGGGCACCATCCCCGCCCGCAACACCGTGGCCTATGATCTGTCGGCGCGGCTGGGACAGCCGCTGGACGAGGATCTGACCGCCACCCTGAGCGGCCGCTATCAGCTGGTGCGCGACCCCAGCCAGATCGACGGCTATTCGGTGGATCTGGGTTTCCGCCGCCGCTTCGGCCGCCACGCCACCCTGGAATTCACGCTCAGCCGCGCCCGTAACACCGTGACGGGTGAGGCCGACAACAGCGCCTATGTCGCCTTCCGCTACACCTTCGGCGACGGCGTGCAGTCCGCCGGCCTGACGGTGGACACCCTGACCCGCCAGCGCGAACTGGACTGGCGTTACCAGGACCCCTGGCCCACTGACAGCTGGAACCTGGACCTGGACGCCATCAACACCACCGGCACCTACCAGGCCAACGGCACCATCGGCTACACCATGGACCGGTTCGAGGCGTCGGTGCGCCACGACTACAGCCAGCGCCTGTCGACCGTCGGCGGACCGGTGGAGAATGATGAACGCACGACCCTGAACTTCGCCACCGGCCTGGTCTTCGCCGATGGGCATGTGGGCGTCACCCGGCCGGTGACCAACAGCTTCGCCATGGTGGTCCCCCACCCCCGCATCGCGGACGAGGAGGTGGGCGTGGACCCGGTGACGGGCCATTACCTGTCGTCCAGCGACTGGCTGGGGCCGCCGGTGGTGCCCAACATCTCCGCCTACCTGGTGCGGCCGCTGCTGCTGGACGTGCCGGACGCGCCCATCGGCTATGACATCGGCAACGACCGGCCCGCCGTGGTGCCGGGCAACCATACCGGCACGCTGGTGCCCATCGGCACCGACGCCACCGTGTCGCTGGAAGGCGCGCTGCTGGATGCGGAGGGCAAACCCCTGGTCCTGGCCGCCGGGACCCTGCGCCGGGCCGACGGCAAGCCGGCGCCGGGCGGAAAGGACGCCAAGGCCAATGCGGAGGTGCCGTTCTTCACCAACCGCAAGGGCCGCTTCCGCGTCGAAGGCGTCCGGCCGGGCGATTGGGTGATGACCCTGAACGGCGTGGCGCACAAACCCATCCCGGTGACCGTGCCGCGCGGGGCGGAGGGCGCCCTGCCCCTGGGCGAGGTGCATCTGGTTCCCCTGGCCGGCGCCCCGCCAAAAGACAAACCATGA
- a CDS encoding spore coat protein U domain-containing protein gives MSHLSYPTPHGTHHHGVCLALTVAATLALASSLWASAAWADGSSGTIHLSATVATVCTVSVTDSNATLDLVNGQNSLTVGSVTEQCNAGNGYTVSVASANSGVLKSSSSTTTTSVPYNLTYDSNTASKTGTLTADRTTATQNRQGTLAVSLPGNAQAVAGHYQDTVTVSIAAK, from the coding sequence ATGTCCCATCTTTCGTACCCCACCCCCCATGGCACCCACCATCATGGCGTCTGCCTGGCCCTGACCGTCGCCGCCACCCTGGCGCTGGCATCCAGCCTGTGGGCCTCGGCCGCCTGGGCCGACGGCAGCAGCGGCACCATCCATCTCAGCGCCACCGTCGCCACCGTCTGCACCGTGTCGGTCACCGACAGCAACGCCACCCTGGACCTGGTCAACGGGCAGAACAGCCTGACCGTGGGTTCGGTGACGGAGCAGTGCAACGCCGGCAACGGCTATACCGTCTCCGTCGCGTCGGCCAACAGCGGCGTGCTGAAAAGCAGCAGCAGCACCACCACCACGTCGGTGCCCTACAACCTGACCTACGACAGCAACACCGCCAGCAAGACCGGCACCCTGACCGCCGACCGCACCACCGCCACGCAAAACCGCCAGGGCACCCTGGCCGTCAGCCTGCCGGGTAACGCCCAAGCCGTCGCGGGCCACTACCAGGACACGGTCACCGTCTCCATCGCCGCCAAGTAA
- a CDS encoding peptidylprolyl isomerase: MRRPMLPARWAVALACVALSNVAHAAEKPAAKTGPIASEVLAASSPGDWREPDPANLLYMDLPQGRVIIELAPAFAPAHVANLRLLAREGWFDGLAIDRVQDNYVTQWGDADNTRTPKTAQTKLAPEFVVRGATVAKLPFTPLPDRDTYAPEAGFTQGFPTARDSKNHEAWLIHCYGMVGVGRDMALDSGSGAELYAVIGQAPRHLDRNITVVGRVLRGMDLLSGLPRGRATMGFYDDPKERPPITKVTLAGDLPPEQREKLLVLRTDTPTWAAYVEARRNRREEFFPVPAGHVDVCNVPLPVRSGDDGKAGSH, from the coding sequence ATGCGTCGTCCGATGTTGCCCGCCCGCTGGGCCGTGGCCCTGGCCTGTGTGGCCCTGTCCAATGTGGCCCATGCCGCCGAAAAGCCGGCCGCCAAAACCGGCCCCATCGCCTCGGAAGTGCTGGCCGCGTCCAGCCCCGGCGACTGGCGCGAGCCCGACCCGGCCAACCTGCTGTACATGGACCTGCCCCAGGGCCGGGTGATCATCGAGCTGGCGCCCGCCTTCGCCCCGGCGCACGTCGCCAATTTGCGCCTGCTGGCGCGCGAGGGCTGGTTCGATGGCCTGGCCATCGACCGGGTGCAGGACAACTACGTCACCCAATGGGGCGACGCCGACAACACCCGCACGCCGAAGACGGCGCAGACCAAGCTGGCGCCGGAGTTCGTGGTGCGCGGGGCCACGGTGGCCAAGCTGCCCTTCACCCCCCTGCCCGACCGTGACACCTACGCGCCGGAGGCGGGCTTTACCCAGGGTTTCCCCACGGCGCGCGACTCCAAGAATCATGAGGCCTGGCTGATCCACTGCTACGGCATGGTGGGCGTGGGCCGCGACATGGCCCTGGACAGCGGCAGCGGGGCGGAGCTGTACGCCGTCATCGGCCAGGCCCCGCGCCACCTGGACCGCAACATCACCGTGGTCGGCCGCGTGCTGCGCGGCATGGACTTGCTGAGCGGCCTGCCGCGCGGCCGTGCCACCATGGGTTTTTATGACGATCCCAAGGAGCGCCCGCCCATCACCAAGGTGACCCTGGCCGGCGATTTGCCCCCCGAGCAGCGCGAAAAGCTGCTGGTCCTGCGCACCGACACGCCCACCTGGGCGGCCTATGTCGAGGCGCGCCGGAACCGGCGGGAAGAATTCTTTCCCGTGCCGGCCGGCCACGTCGACGTCTGCAACGTGCCGTTGCCTGTGCGATCGGGAGATGATGGGAAGGCGGGTAGCCACTGA
- a CDS encoding sigma-54 dependent transcriptional regulator, with protein METRPRRVLIVEPTPSLAAAYTQALRKDGLALQVVDTGPAARRALAEAPADVVLLNLQLPGGSGLDLLRELKADAKAPQVVALTAQGSVQVAVDVMRAGAVDVLLLPAGTERLRQAMATALAEREKVLEAAPPAAPVEDPLGYLGFVGISPAMRGVYRMIEAAAPSKATVFITGESGTGKEVCAEAIHRRSPRTGRPFIPVNCAAIPKDLMESEIFGHVKGAFTGATTDHAGAALQADGGTLFLDEIGEMDLSLQAKLLRFLQTGMVKKVGSEKAEAVDVRIVCATNRDPFTEVQAGRFREDLFYRLQVISIELPPLRDRGEDILLIAREFLTKYTQEERKSFTGFSEEAEEIMRTYAWPGNVRQLLNVVRNVVVLNDGAVIQPFMLPPPLNKPTMIVPPLLNDPRWSAMAGPMPFPFTPPPPANLAGSGPMAPPSLVPAPGGVSMGGMALGGGQRTSGASWTGPIPDIHPGAPMGAHGYDADPNPERRIRPLWMVEEETIEEAIRLCQGNITRAAALLEINPCTIYRRRQKKRATA; from the coding sequence ATGGAAACCCGTCCGCGCCGCGTCTTGATCGTCGAACCCACGCCGTCGCTGGCGGCGGCCTACACCCAGGCCCTGCGCAAGGATGGTCTGGCGCTGCAGGTGGTGGACACCGGCCCGGCAGCCCGGCGCGCCCTGGCGGAGGCGCCGGCCGACGTGGTGCTGCTGAACCTGCAATTGCCGGGCGGTAGCGGGCTGGACCTTCTGCGGGAATTGAAGGCCGATGCCAAGGCACCGCAGGTGGTGGCCCTGACGGCGCAAGGCTCGGTCCAGGTGGCGGTGGACGTCATGCGCGCAGGCGCCGTGGACGTGCTGCTGCTGCCCGCCGGGACGGAGCGCCTGCGCCAGGCCATGGCCACAGCGCTGGCCGAACGGGAAAAGGTGCTGGAGGCGGCGCCGCCGGCGGCACCGGTCGAAGATCCGCTGGGCTATCTGGGCTTCGTCGGCATCTCACCCGCCATGCGCGGCGTCTATCGCATGATCGAGGCGGCGGCCCCGTCCAAGGCCACCGTGTTCATCACCGGCGAAAGCGGCACCGGCAAGGAAGTGTGTGCGGAGGCCATCCACCGCCGCAGCCCCCGTACCGGCCGGCCCTTCATCCCGGTGAACTGCGCCGCCATCCCCAAAGACCTGATGGAAAGCGAGATCTTCGGCCATGTGAAGGGCGCCTTCACCGGCGCCACGACGGATCATGCCGGTGCCGCCCTGCAGGCCGACGGCGGCACGCTGTTCCTGGACGAAATCGGCGAGATGGACCTGTCGCTGCAGGCCAAGCTGCTGCGCTTCCTGCAGACCGGCATGGTCAAGAAGGTGGGCAGCGAGAAGGCGGAGGCGGTGGACGTGCGCATCGTCTGCGCCACCAACCGCGATCCCTTCACCGAGGTGCAGGCCGGCCGTTTCCGCGAGGACCTGTTCTATCGCCTGCAGGTCATTTCCATCGAACTGCCGCCCTTGCGCGACCGCGGCGAGGATATCCTGCTGATCGCGCGCGAGTTCCTGACCAAGTACACGCAGGAGGAACGCAAGTCCTTCACCGGCTTCAGCGAGGAGGCGGAGGAGATCATGCGCACCTACGCCTGGCCCGGCAACGTGCGCCAGTTGCTGAACGTGGTGCGCAACGTGGTGGTGCTGAACGACGGCGCCGTCATCCAGCCCTTCATGCTGCCGCCGCCGCTGAACAAGCCCACCATGATCGTCCCGCCGCTGTTGAACGACCCGCGCTGGTCGGCAATGGCGGGCCCCATGCCCTTCCCCTTCACCCCGCCACCGCCCGCCAACCTGGCCGGATCGGGCCCCATGGCACCGCCCAGCCTGGTGCCGGCGCCCGGTGGCGTGTCCATGGGCGGGATGGCCCTGGGTGGCGGACAGCGCACGTCCGGCGCCAGCTGGACCGGCCCCATTCCGGACATCCATCCCGGCGCCCCTATGGGTGCACACGGTTACGATGCCGACCCCAATCCCGAGCGGCGGATCCGCCCGCTGTGGATGGTGGAGGAGGAGACGATCGAGGAGGCCATCCGCCTCTGCCAGGGCAACATCACCCGCGCCGCGGCGCTGCTGGAGATCAACCCCTGCACCATCTACCGGCGCCGCCAGAAGAAGCGCGCCACGGCCTGA
- a CDS encoding fimbria/pilus periplasmic chaperone, with translation MSAIFRIPNPRRHLAPLAILLLALAGLVPMQAARASFRLVPIEMDMEPSGRGATQIFRVENDGKDPVAIDVKVMARGMDQDGQDILTDVEDSFAIFPEQIILKPGENQSIRVQWVGDPKPAKELPFRLVAEQLPIDLGETPTQGGQVKLLVKYVASLYVVPEGAKPKLTVVSAEPKPAIAPATGTVMEVVVRNDGASRQVMRDLELTAQVGGKTVTLRKEQLTGMVGENVLAGVTRRFHIPWPADLPQGPATVTLSVP, from the coding sequence ATGTCGGCAATCTTCCGAATTCCCAATCCCCGGCGGCATCTGGCCCCGCTGGCCATCCTGCTGCTGGCCCTGGCCGGCCTGGTACCGATGCAGGCCGCCCGGGCATCCTTCCGCCTGGTGCCCATCGAAATGGACATGGAGCCCAGCGGCCGCGGCGCCACCCAGATCTTCCGGGTGGAGAATGACGGCAAGGATCCGGTGGCCATCGACGTGAAGGTCATGGCCCGCGGCATGGACCAGGATGGCCAGGACATCCTGACCGACGTGGAGGACAGCTTCGCCATCTTCCCCGAACAGATCATCCTGAAGCCGGGCGAGAACCAATCCATCCGCGTGCAGTGGGTGGGCGACCCCAAGCCGGCCAAGGAACTGCCCTTCCGCCTGGTGGCGGAGCAGTTGCCCATCGATCTGGGCGAAACCCCCACCCAGGGCGGACAGGTCAAGCTGCTGGTCAAGTACGTGGCCTCGCTCTACGTCGTGCCGGAAGGCGCCAAGCCCAAGCTGACCGTCGTGTCGGCCGAGCCGAAGCCGGCCATCGCACCCGCCACCGGCACGGTGATGGAGGTGGTGGTGCGCAACGACGGCGCCTCGCGCCAGGTGATGCGCGACCTGGAACTGACGGCGCAGGTGGGGGGCAAGACCGTCACCCTGCGCAAGGAACAGCTGACCGGCATGGTGGGTGAGAACGTGCTGGCGGGGGTCACGCGCCGCTTCCACATACCATGGCCGGCCGACCTGCCCCAGGGCCCGGCCACCGTGACCCTGTCCGTGCCCTGA
- a CDS encoding spore coat protein U domain-containing protein — protein MRQPPRHFAPRLRPWALLILFLLLCGAALPARAAQSCYAQLTGLSQVTPVSSYDPFASLLPPTYNTVTVQYLAGSNCTFGIGIDTGLWGSTRRMLGLTGNWLTYDLYKDAALTQRVGDSSTGNTSNLITGSVSNGRNSQTATLGFYSTVPAGQLVGSSYYFDQVTVTLYQLNSAGTIVAIMDTAIVQVRTTVRTSVSATINVGGLRTTLGAATANVDFGELTTGASRSFDLEVAGNTGYTVTVQSQNGGQMVNSAANTRIPYSMTVDGRGISSSGTATLNYYSYSSLDRHTFVIVMGDVTKVIAGTYTDYLLMTVTAN, from the coding sequence ATGCGACAGCCGCCCCGCCACTTCGCCCCCCGCCTCCGCCCCTGGGCGCTGCTGATCCTTTTCCTGCTGTTGTGCGGGGCGGCCCTGCCAGCGCGGGCGGCCCAGTCCTGCTACGCCCAGCTGACCGGCCTGTCGCAGGTGACGCCGGTCAGCAGCTACGACCCCTTCGCCAGCCTGCTGCCGCCCACATACAACACGGTGACGGTGCAGTATCTGGCGGGCAGCAACTGCACCTTCGGCATCGGCATCGACACCGGCCTGTGGGGCAGCACCCGGCGCATGCTGGGCCTGACCGGCAACTGGCTGACCTATGATCTGTACAAGGACGCCGCGCTGACCCAGCGGGTGGGTGACAGCAGCACGGGAAACACCAGCAACCTGATCACCGGGTCGGTCAGCAACGGCCGCAACAGCCAGACCGCCACCCTGGGCTTCTACAGCACCGTGCCGGCGGGGCAACTGGTGGGATCGTCCTACTACTTCGACCAGGTGACGGTGACGCTGTACCAACTGAACAGCGCCGGCACCATCGTCGCCATCATGGACACCGCCATCGTCCAGGTGCGGACGACCGTCCGCACCTCCGTCTCCGCCACCATCAATGTCGGCGGCCTGCGCACGACGCTGGGGGCCGCCACCGCCAACGTGGATTTCGGCGAACTGACCACCGGCGCCAGCCGCAGCTTCGACCTGGAGGTGGCGGGCAACACCGGCTACACGGTCACGGTGCAGTCGCAGAACGGCGGGCAGATGGTGAACAGCGCCGCCAACACCCGCATCCCCTACAGCATGACGGTGGACGGCAGGGGCATATCGTCCAGCGGCACCGCCACCTTGAACTACTACAGTTATTCCAGCCTGGACCGGCACACCTTCGTCATCGTCATGGGCGACGTCACCAAGGTGATCGCCGGCACCTACACGGATTATCTTCTGATGACGGTCACCGCCAATTAA
- a CDS encoding tetratricopeptide repeat protein, translated as MSGQSLAEVLSAAVAHHGAGRLDAAEQHYTAILEQVPDQLDALHLLGVLTLQRATAVAVPAIARLTAGIDLIRRAHDQPASSGVPDIAANLARGLAALAEAHTKAGAPDRALEAWLEADGRGLPLTPANRLALAESLATAGAVAEAEGQYRALLEAAPVDLGVRTGLARLLVRRGRVAEALALLDGLPPPDAANAAAHRLRAQLLIPHAPDLAAGLLDTVAAAVAMDATHHHLLGRLRQARGDVAGARDHHARALALESAHAAARLAHAEACLRLGAWRDGFADLAWRWMQPATTRRFGGIPLWERADQDIAGRRLLVWDEADGAALPHLARLLPALRDLGADVRVEVPPGWAALLPTGPGQALAGIAVATRGRDEAAGDLQIPLQELPDRLELWDGAAFWTGPYLAAPADVRAPTPPEGRRIGVAAHGPLPPLPPGATAVPLALPGADAPEGWAALAATLAALDAVALPAGLLAHVAGGLGRAGVVLVPPDADWRWPAAGLEATPWYPAFRLAHGDAWPDWTAAALAETPP; from the coding sequence TTGAGCGGGCAATCCCTGGCCGAGGTGTTGTCCGCCGCCGTGGCCCATCATGGCGCCGGCCGCCTGGATGCGGCGGAACAGCATTACACCGCCATCCTGGAACAGGTGCCGGACCAGCTGGATGCCCTGCACCTGCTGGGGGTCCTGACCCTGCAACGGGCCACCGCCGTAGCCGTCCCCGCCATCGCCCGCCTGACCGCCGGCATCGACCTGATCCGCCGCGCCCATGACCAGCCGGCCTCATCCGGCGTGCCCGACATCGCCGCCAACTTGGCCCGGGGCCTGGCGGCCCTGGCCGAGGCGCACACCAAGGCCGGCGCACCCGACCGTGCCCTGGAAGCCTGGCTGGAGGCTGACGGGCGCGGCCTGCCCCTGACGCCCGCCAACCGGCTGGCGCTGGCGGAAAGCCTGGCGACAGCCGGCGCCGTGGCGGAGGCGGAAGGCCAATACCGCGCCCTGCTTGAGGCCGCACCCGTCGACTTGGGCGTCCGTACCGGCCTGGCCCGCCTGCTGGTCCGCCGGGGACGGGTGGCCGAGGCCCTGGCCCTGCTGGACGGCCTGCCCCCGCCTGATGCGGCCAACGCCGCCGCCCACCGGCTACGGGCCCAACTGCTGATCCCCCACGCGCCCGACCTGGCGGCGGGCCTGCTGGATACCGTGGCGGCCGCCGTGGCCATGGACGCCACGCACCACCATCTGCTGGGCCGGCTGCGACAGGCGCGGGGCGACGTTGCCGGCGCCCGGGACCACCACGCCCGCGCGTTGGCGCTGGAGTCCGCCCACGCCGCCGCCCGCCTGGCGCATGCGGAGGCCTGCCTGCGGCTGGGCGCCTGGCGCGACGGCTTCGCGGATCTGGCCTGGCGCTGGATGCAGCCCGCCACCACCCGGCGCTTCGGCGGCATCCCCCTGTGGGAACGGGCGGATCAGGACATCGCCGGCCGCCGCCTGCTGGTCTGGGATGAGGCCGATGGGGCGGCCCTGCCCCACCTGGCCCGCCTGCTGCCCGCGCTGCGCGACCTGGGCGCCGACGTGCGGGTGGAGGTGCCGCCCGGCTGGGCCGCCCTGCTGCCCACCGGGCCGGGCCAGGCGCTAGCCGGCATCGCCGTGGCGACGCGCGGCCGGGATGAGGCGGCGGGCGACCTGCAAATCCCCCTGCAGGAATTGCCCGACCGGTTGGAGCTATGGGATGGCGCCGCCTTCTGGACGGGGCCCTATCTGGCGGCCCCCGCCGATGTGCGGGCGCCCACCCCGCCGGAAGGCCGGCGGATCGGCGTGGCGGCGCATGGGCCGCTGCCCCCACTGCCCCCCGGCGCCACGGCCGTTCCCCTGGCCTTGCCCGGCGCCGATGCGCCTGAGGGCTGGGCCGCCCTGGCGGCGACGCTGGCGGCCCTGGACGCCGTGGCCTTGCCGGCGGGGCTGCTGGCCCATGTGGCCGGCGGCCTGGGACGGGCCGGCGTGGTGCTGGTGCCACCCGATGCCGACTGGCGCTGGCCGGCGGCGGGCCTTGAAGCCACCCCCTGGTACCCGGCCTTCCGCCTGGCGCATGGCGACGCCTGGCCCGACTGGACGGCCGCGGCCTTGGCGGAAACCCCGCCATGA
- a CDS encoding tetratricopeptide repeat protein translates to MSDTNDSTPATPEDIAALTLQAEGLTALETGDNAHAAMLLTQAVALRPDDAGLRADLGMALERQQDNDAAKAAYAMAVALDPDNPIYRFNLGAACQRLGLGHEAAGHYVDALEREPMLAEAYFNLATLFQDAGHLDIAEQHYRNALEARPTYVEAAANLGLVLRRLGRLGDALDYLRATAQAQPDLAQAHSNLGLVLNEAGQYQEALSAFDRLAALRPFEAASHVGRATALRGLGHLPEAAASVQKALDRPEPPVSAELEAAQVAAALQAGGNGTAAQALVAKWRAGAGTTPILTHTEAALGLAPVPPRADPAYLEQLHDAQATVLTEQAVAALVAPLTAPLAATLARHLGPAAGTLNVVEIDCGVGALAPLLKPYAATLVGVHPSTTAIQAAARGGQYDHLLHGDFTVALERSADSANLVLSTDIANYVGDLAPLATVAAGALLPGGTLAIVVDAAEPWAAAVTLKENGRYLHRRDHVENALRQAGLTVLEVVSLAPVAADGPERLLAVARKG, encoded by the coding sequence ATGAGCGACACGAACGACAGCACGCCCGCCACCCCGGAAGACATCGCCGCCCTGACCTTGCAGGCCGAGGGCCTGACGGCGCTGGAAACAGGCGACAACGCCCATGCCGCCATGCTGCTGACCCAGGCCGTGGCCCTGCGGCCGGACGATGCCGGCCTGCGCGCCGACCTGGGCATGGCCCTGGAACGCCAGCAGGACAACGACGCCGCCAAGGCCGCCTACGCCATGGCCGTGGCCCTGGACCCGGACAATCCCATCTATCGCTTCAACCTGGGTGCTGCCTGCCAGCGCCTGGGCCTGGGGCATGAGGCCGCCGGCCATTACGTGGACGCGCTGGAACGCGAACCCATGCTGGCGGAGGCCTATTTCAACCTGGCGACCCTGTTCCAGGACGCCGGCCACCTGGACATCGCCGAGCAGCACTATCGCAACGCCCTGGAAGCGCGCCCCACCTATGTGGAAGCCGCCGCCAACCTGGGCCTGGTGCTCCGCCGCCTGGGCCGGCTCGGCGATGCCTTGGACTATCTGCGGGCCACCGCCCAGGCCCAGCCGGACCTGGCGCAGGCGCACAGCAATCTGGGCCTGGTGCTGAACGAGGCCGGGCAGTACCAGGAGGCGCTGTCCGCCTTCGACCGCCTGGCGGCGCTGCGCCCGTTCGAGGCGGCGTCCCATGTCGGCCGCGCCACCGCGCTGCGCGGCCTGGGCCATCTGCCGGAGGCCGCGGCCTCCGTGCAAAAGGCCCTGGACCGGCCGGAACCACCCGTCTCCGCCGAGCTGGAGGCCGCCCAGGTGGCGGCGGCCCTGCAGGCCGGCGGCAATGGCACGGCTGCCCAGGCCCTGGTCGCCAAGTGGCGAGCGGGCGCAGGCACCACGCCCATCCTGACCCATACGGAGGCGGCCCTGGGCCTGGCGCCCGTGCCGCCCCGCGCCGATCCCGCCTATCTGGAACAGTTGCATGACGCCCAGGCCACCGTGCTGACGGAGCAGGCGGTGGCGGCCTTGGTGGCGCCGCTGACCGCCCCCCTGGCCGCGACCCTGGCCCGTCACCTGGGGCCCGCCGCCGGCACCCTGAACGTGGTGGAGATCGACTGCGGCGTGGGTGCCCTGGCCCCCCTGCTGAAGCCCTATGCCGCCACCCTGGTGGGCGTCCATCCCTCAACCACCGCCATCCAGGCGGCGGCCCGTGGCGGCCAGTACGACCATCTGCTGCACGGCGACTTCACCGTGGCGCTGGAACGGTCGGCCGACAGCGCCAACCTGGTGCTGTCCACCGACATCGCCAACTATGTGGGCGACCTGGCGCCCCTGGCCACGGTGGCCGCCGGCGCCCTACTGCCGGGCGGCACCCTGGCCATCGTCGTGGATGCGGCGGAGCCCTGGGCCGCCGCCGTGACGCTGAAGGAAAACGGCCGTTACCTGCATCGGCGCGACCACGTGGAGAACGCCCTGCGCCAAGCCGGCCTGACGGTGCTGGAAGTGGTGTCCCTGGCCCCCGTCGCCGCTGACGGGCCGGAGCGCCTGCTGGCCGTGGCCCGCAAGGGCTGA